A window of Chryseobacterium viscerum contains these coding sequences:
- the murD gene encoding UDP-N-acetylmuramoyl-L-alanine--D-glutamate ligase, whose product MKIVVLGGGESGCGAAYLAKKKGLEVFLSDKGAIKDNYKQFLTENEIEFEEGNHDEERILNADWIVKSPGIPKKADIINKIHEKGIRLSSEIEFASEFTDAKIIAITGSNGKTTTTSLIYYILKNDGLNVGLGGNIGYSFAKQVADENHEYYVLEVSSFQLDDIQNFRPYISLLLNLSQDHLDQYNYNYEEYALAKFRITENQENDNFFIYNKDDEMSKNLLEKLEIKAKMIPFSTKEKLPEGGFINDDEIMVKMKDEFSMKVDELSLLGNHNVANSLAASIAGKILKINNESIRHSLMTFQAVEHRLEFVTEIDSVKYINDSKATNVNATYYALESMKTPTVWIVGGLDKGNDYTEIEDLVKRKVKAIVCLGVDNKKIIDFFKDKKEVIYDTSSMEEAVRISKSLAKKGDTVLLSPCCASFDLFKSYEDRGRQFKEQVLK is encoded by the coding sequence ATGAAAATAGTTGTTTTAGGAGGTGGAGAAAGCGGATGCGGAGCTGCTTATTTGGCTAAAAAGAAAGGTCTGGAAGTATTTCTTTCAGATAAAGGAGCCATTAAGGATAACTATAAGCAGTTTCTTACCGAAAATGAAATTGAATTTGAAGAAGGAAACCACGATGAAGAAAGGATTTTAAATGCTGACTGGATCGTAAAAAGCCCGGGAATTCCGAAAAAGGCAGACATCATCAATAAAATTCATGAAAAAGGAATCAGACTTTCCTCTGAAATTGAATTTGCTTCTGAATTTACAGATGCAAAAATCATTGCCATTACCGGAAGCAACGGAAAAACAACCACTACTTCCCTGATCTATTATATCCTGAAAAATGACGGATTGAATGTAGGTTTGGGAGGAAATATCGGATACAGCTTTGCCAAGCAGGTTGCAGATGAAAACCATGAATATTATGTACTGGAAGTAAGCTCTTTCCAACTGGATGATATTCAGAATTTCAGACCTTATATCTCTTTATTGTTGAATCTGTCTCAGGATCACCTAGATCAGTACAACTACAACTATGAAGAATATGCTTTAGCAAAATTCCGAATCACTGAAAATCAGGAGAATGACAACTTCTTCATCTACAACAAAGATGATGAGATGAGTAAAAATCTTCTTGAAAAACTTGAAATAAAGGCTAAAATGATTCCTTTCTCAACCAAAGAGAAGTTACCTGAAGGAGGTTTCATCAATGACGATGAAATTATGGTAAAAATGAAGGATGAATTCTCAATGAAAGTTGATGAATTGTCTCTATTGGGAAATCATAATGTAGCCAACAGTCTTGCAGCATCCATTGCCGGTAAAATATTAAAAATCAACAATGAAAGCATCAGACATTCATTGATGACATTCCAGGCCGTAGAGCACAGATTAGAGTTTGTTACTGAAATTGATAGCGTAAAATATATCAACGACAGTAAAGCAACCAATGTGAACGCTACTTACTATGCTTTGGAAAGTATGAAAACCCCAACCGTATGGATTGTGGGTGGATTAGATAAAGGAAATGACTATACCGAAATTGAAGATTTAGTCAAAAGAAAAGTAAAGGCAATTGTTTGCCTTGGAGTAGACAACAAGAAGATCATAGACTTCTTTAAAGATAAAAAAGAAGTTATTTATGATACTTCAAGCATGGAAGAAGCGGTGAGAATTTCAAAATCACTGGCTAAAAAAGGCGATACGGTCTTATTATCTCCATGCTGTGCAAGCTTTGACTTGTTCAAAAGCTATGAAGACAGAGGACGCCAGTTTAAAGAGCAGGTATTAAAGTAA
- a CDS encoding FtsW/RodA/SpoVE family cell cycle protein: MNTIIMDEQNTESRFEFLKGDKVLWMVILVISIFSIFPVYSASSNLEYIVNNGTTTGHVIKHMFFVVLGLAIMRLVGTIKYEYIGKLSSILLGLMIVLLIVTMFTGQTIDGASASRWLKIPGTPISFQPSSFAFLMLIIYLCRYLTKKITRERLPIENIMYIFGPILLVFVLVAKDNGSTALMILMVSVVVLVIGQLHWKYIAGFISASFVAIVLFLLIALNTNMIGGNRVHTWMSRVETFTSSKAKSADVDDESVKAKNYQVMQAKAAIVHGGITGMGPGKSALKQMLPQSASDFIFAVIVEEYGVIGAAFLISLYLIMMIRIVMIASKMPAFFGSLLVLSLGVMIFIQLSVNIAVAVNLIPVTGQPLPLISYGGTSMLVTYLQLGIILNISSRIQIYDEEGMGKKQSVAEINDIA, translated from the coding sequence ATGAATACAATAATTATGGACGAACAGAACACAGAAAGCAGATTTGAATTTCTAAAGGGCGATAAAGTACTTTGGATGGTCATCCTTGTGATCTCCATTTTCTCTATTTTCCCTGTATACTCTGCAAGTTCAAATCTTGAATACATTGTTAATAACGGGACTACAACTGGTCACGTTATCAAACATATGTTCTTTGTAGTCTTGGGATTAGCAATCATGAGACTGGTAGGAACCATAAAATATGAATACATCGGAAAGCTCAGCAGTATTCTGCTAGGCCTTATGATTGTTCTGCTGATTGTTACCATGTTTACCGGACAGACCATTGACGGAGCCAGTGCTTCCAGATGGCTGAAAATCCCGGGAACACCAATTTCCTTCCAGCCTTCATCATTTGCCTTTTTAATGCTAATCATCTATCTGTGCAGATATTTAACCAAAAAGATCACCAGAGAAAGGCTTCCGATAGAGAATATCATGTATATTTTCGGACCTATTCTGCTTGTTTTCGTACTGGTAGCAAAAGATAACGGTTCTACAGCATTGATGATTTTAATGGTTTCCGTAGTGGTTCTTGTCATAGGCCAGCTTCACTGGAAATACATTGCAGGATTTATTTCTGCCTCATTTGTAGCCATTGTCCTATTCTTATTGATAGCTCTGAATACTAATATGATTGGCGGAAACCGTGTACATACGTGGATGAGCCGTGTAGAAACATTTACCTCAAGCAAAGCAAAATCAGCAGATGTAGATGATGAAAGCGTAAAAGCGAAAAATTATCAGGTAATGCAGGCCAAAGCAGCCATCGTACATGGCGGAATTACCGGAATGGGACCAGGAAAAAGCGCATTGAAACAAATGCTTCCCCAATCTGCCTCCGACTTTATTTTTGCGGTCATCGTAGAAGAATATGGCGTGATTGGAGCTGCTTTTCTGATCAGTTTATACCTGATCATGATGATAAGGATTGTAATGATCGCCAGTAAGATGCCGGCGTTTTTCGGATCGCTGCTCGTGCTCAGTCTCGGCGTAATGATCTTTATTCAGCTTTCGGTCAATATAGCCGTTGCTGTAAACCTGATCCCGGTAACAGGACAGCCGCTGCCTTTGATCAGTTACGGAGGAACCTCAATGCTGGTCACCTATTTGCAGTTAGGCATTATTTTAAATATCAGCTCAAGAATCCAGATTTATGATGAAGAAGGAATGGGCAAAAAACAAAGTGTAGCAGAAATAAACGATATCGCTTAA
- the murG gene encoding undecaprenyldiphospho-muramoylpentapeptide beta-N-acetylglucosaminyltransferase, with protein MDKKLKILLSGGGTGGHIFPAIAIADEIRKRFPDAEFLFIGANGKMEMEKVPQAGYKIEGIDIAGIDRGNLLSNLGLPFKILKSLSKSKRIIKNFAPDFAVGTGGFASGPALYEASKMGIPIFIQEQNAHAGVTNKILSKKAKAVFTAYPKVEGFPAEKIKFLGNPIRENIVSGMQETSQAKEKMGLNKDKLTILSVGGSLGSRTLNNAWKSHLKQIADKDYQLIWQTGKLDYKDILTETKDTDTRNIQILEFIKDMELAYSAADIIVSRAGAIAISELAVAQKPVLLVPFPFAAEDHQTKNAMNLVEKNAARMVKDSEMQEKFWNTLSEICENESVRKEMSDNLKYFAKPNAAKEIVDEIFNKL; from the coding sequence ATGGACAAAAAATTGAAAATATTATTATCAGGCGGCGGAACAGGAGGTCATATCTTCCCAGCCATTGCCATTGCTGATGAGATCAGAAAAAGATTTCCTGATGCAGAATTTTTGTTCATTGGTGCCAATGGAAAGATGGAAATGGAAAAAGTTCCTCAGGCAGGCTATAAAATTGAGGGAATTGACATTGCAGGAATTGACAGAGGAAATCTGCTATCCAATTTGGGACTTCCTTTCAAGATTCTGAAAAGCTTATCAAAATCTAAAAGGATTATTAAAAACTTCGCTCCCGATTTTGCAGTAGGGACTGGAGGATTTGCCAGCGGGCCCGCTCTTTATGAAGCCAGCAAAATGGGAATTCCGATTTTCATACAGGAGCAGAATGCCCATGCAGGAGTAACCAATAAAATATTAAGCAAGAAAGCCAAAGCCGTTTTTACAGCTTACCCAAAAGTAGAAGGTTTTCCGGCTGAGAAAATAAAATTTCTGGGCAATCCTATCCGTGAGAATATTGTTTCAGGAATGCAGGAAACATCTCAGGCAAAAGAAAAAATGGGATTAAATAAAGACAAACTTACGATTCTGTCTGTAGGGGGTTCTTTAGGCTCCAGAACATTGAATAATGCATGGAAATCTCATTTAAAACAAATTGCAGATAAAGATTATCAGCTGATCTGGCAGACAGGAAAGCTTGATTATAAAGATATTTTAACAGAAACAAAAGATACAGACACCAGAAACATTCAGATCCTTGAATTCATCAAAGACATGGAGCTGGCTTACTCTGCTGCCGATATCATTGTTTCCAGAGCCGGAGCTATTGCCATCTCAGAGCTGGCTGTAGCACAAAAGCCGGTTCTTTTGGTACCCTTCCCTTTTGCAGCGGAAGACCACCAAACGAAAAACGCCATGAATCTGGTTGAAAAAAATGCAGCCAGAATGGTGAAAGACTCTGAAATGCAGGAAAAATTCTGGAATACATTATCAGAAATCTGCGAAAATGAAAGTGTAAGAAAAGAAATGTCCGACAATCTGAAATATTTTGCCAAGCCAAACGCCGCAAAAGAGATTGTAGACGAAATATTTAATAAACTGTAA
- the murC gene encoding UDP-N-acetylmuramate--L-alanine ligase, whose protein sequence is MNILQTYQTFYFVGIGGIGMSALARYFNASGKKVLGYDKTNTKLTQNLMNEGIDIVFEDLIDERITSLQREDTLVIYTPAIKTLGILDYFNENQFEVLKRAKVLGLITENTDCIAIAGTHGKTTTSTLVAHLCKEADLPFSCFLGGISENFKSNFLYNGSTYSVVEADEYDRSFLNLSPDWAVVTSTDADHLDIYGDKSHIEEGFRQFAALVPNDQQLFVRKGVEIGRGHQTYAVNEPADYYSDNLRMDHDKIYFDFHTPTETIKDFVWEIPGIHNVENATVALAILHNLGADFDTLKKAIANFKGIKRRYTKHIYQNGKIYIDDYAHHPTEINAVMSSIRTFYPDKKLVVVFQPHLFSRTRDFADGFAESLSKADELILLDIYPARELQENFEGITSSWLLDKVTLDKKEVSTLSDAFEKIKEKDFDILLTVGAGNIDTLYDPICEWIEKI, encoded by the coding sequence ATGAACATTTTACAAACATATCAGACTTTTTACTTCGTCGGAATCGGAGGTATCGGAATGAGTGCACTAGCACGCTATTTCAATGCATCCGGGAAAAAAGTATTGGGTTATGACAAAACCAATACAAAATTGACTCAGAACCTGATGAATGAAGGGATTGATATTGTTTTTGAAGATCTTATTGATGAAAGGATCACATCCCTTCAGAGAGAAGATACATTGGTTATTTATACACCAGCCATCAAAACGCTTGGGATATTGGATTACTTCAATGAAAATCAGTTTGAAGTGTTGAAACGCGCTAAAGTTTTAGGACTAATCACTGAAAATACAGATTGTATCGCTATTGCAGGAACTCATGGAAAGACAACTACGTCCACCCTAGTAGCCCATTTATGCAAGGAAGCAGACTTACCTTTCTCATGCTTTTTAGGAGGAATTTCTGAAAACTTCAAATCCAACTTCCTGTACAACGGTTCTACTTATTCTGTGGTAGAAGCAGATGAATATGACAGAAGCTTCCTAAACCTGTCTCCGGACTGGGCAGTAGTAACTTCTACAGATGCAGACCACCTGGATATTTATGGGGACAAAAGCCATATTGAAGAAGGATTCAGACAGTTTGCCGCTTTGGTTCCTAACGATCAACAGCTCTTTGTAAGAAAAGGAGTAGAAATTGGCAGAGGACATCAAACCTATGCAGTCAATGAGCCTGCAGATTATTATTCAGACAACCTGCGAATGGATCATGATAAAATTTATTTTGACTTCCATACTCCTACTGAAACAATAAAGGATTTTGTCTGGGAAATTCCGGGAATCCATAATGTGGAAAATGCTACGGTAGCACTGGCCATTTTGCATAATTTAGGCGCAGATTTTGATACGCTGAAAAAAGCAATTGCCAACTTTAAAGGAATTAAAAGAAGATATACCAAACATATTTATCAGAACGGTAAAATTTATATTGATGATTATGCCCACCACCCTACAGAAATCAATGCTGTAATGAGCTCAATCAGAACATTTTATCCGGATAAAAAACTAGTAGTTGTCTTCCAGCCTCACCTTTTCAGCAGAACAAGAGATTTCGCAGATGGGTTTGCAGAAAGTTTAAGCAAAGCTGATGAACTTATTCTGCTTGATATTTACCCTGCAAGAGAACTTCAGGAAAACTTTGAAGGAATTACTTCAAGCTGGCTGCTGGACAAAGTAACATTAGATAAAAAAGAAGTATCAACATTATCTGATGCTTTTGAAAAAATAAAAGAAAAAGATTTTGATATCCTTCTTACAGTAGGCGCAGGAAACATTGACACCCTGTACGATCCTATTTGTGAATGGATTGAGAAAATTTGA
- a CDS encoding GxxExxY protein yields the protein MIENEISEIVFSAGMKIHRTLGIGLYENVYEECLVYELKNRGLNVESQKNIDIEYEELKISKAFRVDLLVENKLIIEIKAVQEINDYHFFQLLNYLRITNIKLGMILNFHSILFKNGVKRVVNKL from the coding sequence ATGATAGAAAATGAAATTTCAGAGATTGTTTTCAGTGCTGGAATGAAAATACATCGTACGCTTGGAATTGGACTTTATGAAAATGTATATGAAGAGTGCTTAGTTTATGAACTAAAAAATAGAGGATTGAATGTAGAAAGTCAAAAAAACATTGATATTGAATATGAAGAGTTAAAGATATCTAAAGCGTTCAGAGTAGATTTATTAGTTGAAAACAAATTAATAATTGAAATAAAAGCAGTTCAGGAGATTAATGATTATCATTTTTTTCAGCTTTTAAATTATTTAAGAATAACAAACATAAAACTCGGAATGATTTTGAATTTCCATTCAATTCTATTCAAAAATGGAGTAAAACGAGTTGTAAATAAATTGTAA
- a CDS encoding cell division protein FtsQ/DivIB: MKNKYRILKIAVTVIILGLLLSFSLRRFSHQQITDNKISVKMSEKTPVYFVDEKDIREIVKKENPSGKVGDLNIPSLEKRINSLPAVDSANVYLNLNGKLNLDIKQRVPVFRLNKDGKDFYVDEKGVEFPISRTYSHPCMLVTGNVQPDEYEKLAELVGKIDKDDFSKKYFIGISKSKDSYNLLTSEGNYRVEIGDLDNIDFKVRGFKTFVEKYLVYQDPQKYSMVSVKYQNQIVTTLNPYFKENDSILKAGKMELAKVPSPAAATKKTESKPKIAEVKKTSSAPARPKENTKTKTHTKEAKKTEKKSTAKALSKPKAKVKIE; encoded by the coding sequence ATGAAAAATAAATACAGAATATTAAAAATTGCTGTCACTGTAATCATCCTTGGATTGTTACTGAGTTTCTCATTGAGAAGATTCAGTCACCAACAGATTACAGACAATAAGATTTCTGTAAAAATGAGTGAAAAAACTCCTGTTTATTTTGTAGATGAAAAAGACATCAGGGAAATTGTAAAAAAAGAAAACCCTTCAGGAAAAGTAGGTGATCTTAATATTCCTTCTTTAGAAAAAAGAATCAATTCTCTTCCGGCAGTTGACAGTGCAAATGTCTACCTGAATCTGAACGGAAAACTGAATCTGGATATCAAGCAGAGAGTTCCTGTTTTCAGACTTAATAAAGATGGAAAAGACTTTTATGTGGATGAAAAAGGGGTAGAATTTCCAATTTCAAGAACATATTCCCATCCATGTATGCTGGTAACCGGAAATGTACAGCCGGATGAATATGAAAAACTGGCAGAACTGGTAGGAAAAATAGATAAAGATGATTTCAGTAAGAAATATTTTATTGGAATTTCAAAAAGTAAAGACAGCTACAACCTTCTGACAAGTGAAGGAAATTACAGGGTAGAGATTGGAGATCTGGATAATATTGATTTTAAAGTAAGAGGATTTAAAACCTTCGTGGAAAAATATCTTGTGTATCAGGATCCACAGAAGTACAGCATGGTTTCTGTAAAATACCAAAACCAGATTGTTACTACATTAAATCCTTATTTTAAAGAAAACGACAGTATTTTAAAAGCTGGAAAAATGGAACTGGCAAAAGTACCTTCTCCTGCAGCTGCAACGAAAAAAACAGAGTCTAAGCCAAAGATTGCAGAAGTAAAAAAAACAAGTTCCGCACCGGCCAGACCGAAAGAGAATACAAAAACGAAAACACATACAAAAGAAGCGAAAAAAACAGAGAAAAAATCAACCGCTAAGGCCTTGTCCAAGCCAAAAGCAAAAGTAAAAATAGAATAG
- the ftsA gene encoding cell division protein FtsA has translation MENQEYSVGLDIGTTKIVAIVGRRNAHGKIEVLGVGKAKSLGVHKGIVNNISQTINSIKAAVSEAQSSAGVPIRKVTVGIAGKHIRSLQHSDYIMREHPDKFITDDDIEALKDQVKKLVMLPGEEIIHVLPQEYKVDSEGEIQEPVGMHGKRLEANFHVVVGQMGSIRNIARCVREAGLEMEALTLEPLASSEAVLTKEEKEAGVAIVDIGGGTTDIAIFKDNIIRHTCVIPYGGGIITEDIKEGCSIIEKHAEQLKVKFGSAVPELEKDSTFVTIPGLHGRPDKEISLKTLAQIINARVEEVLEMVNTELKAYGAFEQKKKLIAGIVLTGGGSNLKHLRQLANYTTGFDSRIGFANEYIANDKNQYLKGPEFATSIGLLMESLKIRDKKQNADEIIEVVTEQPKLETASAQTETAQPVQQAAPVQEQQSFENERQENRKAKLTFGQSLMEKVKKFFEEVE, from the coding sequence ATGGAAAATCAAGAGTATTCAGTAGGTCTGGACATCGGGACAACAAAGATAGTCGCGATTGTCGGAAGAAGGAATGCACACGGGAAAATAGAAGTTCTCGGTGTAGGAAAAGCTAAAAGTCTTGGTGTTCATAAAGGTATTGTGAATAATATTTCACAAACTATTAATTCAATCAAGGCTGCAGTATCCGAAGCACAATCCAGTGCTGGTGTTCCTATCCGCAAAGTTACGGTAGGTATTGCAGGAAAACACATCCGTTCTCTGCAGCACTCCGATTATATTATGCGTGAACATCCTGATAAATTTATTACAGACGATGACATTGAAGCATTAAAAGATCAGGTGAAAAAGCTGGTCATGCTTCCTGGAGAAGAAATTATCCACGTACTTCCTCAAGAATATAAAGTAGATTCCGAAGGGGAAATTCAGGAGCCCGTCGGGATGCATGGAAAACGTTTAGAAGCAAATTTCCACGTTGTAGTAGGCCAAATGGGAAGCATCAGAAATATTGCGAGATGCGTTCGTGAAGCCGGATTAGAAATGGAAGCACTTACTTTAGAGCCATTGGCATCTTCAGAAGCGGTCCTTACAAAAGAAGAAAAAGAAGCTGGTGTCGCAATTGTTGACATTGGTGGTGGTACAACAGATATTGCGATTTTTAAGGATAATATCATCCGTCATACCTGTGTGATTCCATACGGAGGCGGAATTATTACCGAAGATATCAAAGAAGGCTGTTCCATTATAGAGAAACATGCAGAACAACTGAAAGTAAAGTTTGGTTCGGCTGTTCCCGAATTAGAAAAAGACAGTACTTTTGTAACCATTCCCGGGCTACATGGCAGACCGGACAAAGAAATTTCTTTAAAAACTTTAGCACAGATCATCAATGCGAGAGTAGAAGAAGTTTTGGAAATGGTGAATACAGAGCTGAAAGCTTATGGCGCCTTTGAACAAAAGAAAAAGCTTATTGCCGGAATCGTTCTTACGGGCGGTGGTTCAAACTTAAAACATCTTCGTCAGCTGGCTAATTATACCACTGGTTTTGACAGCAGAATCGGTTTTGCAAATGAATATATTGCCAACGATAAAAATCAGTACCTGAAAGGCCCTGAATTTGCTACGTCTATCGGGTTACTGATGGAGAGTTTAAAGATCAGAGACAAAAAGCAGAATGCTGATGAAATCATAGAAGTTGTTACAGAACAGCCAAAGCTGGAAACTGCTTCAGCGCAGACAGAAACCGCTCAACCGGTTCAGCAGGCAGCACCCGTTCAGGAGCAGCAGTCTTTTGAAAATGAAAGACAGGAGAACAGAAAGGCGAAATTGACCTTCGGACAGTCGCTTATGGAAAAAGTAAAAAAATTCTTTGAAGAAGTAGAGTAA
- the ftsZ gene encoding cell division protein FtsZ, which translates to MENIGTQGFSFDLPKGNSSIIKVIGVGGGGNNALKHMYEKGIHGVDFVICNTDAQTLDNNPVANKVQLGTTITEGLGAGADPEVGEKSAIESIEDIKAAMGQNTKMVFITAGMGGGTGTGAAPVIAKVAKDMGILTVGIVTVPFSFEGKRRLDQAENGLDKLKNNVDSLIVINNDKLRQQFGNLGFKQGFSKADEVLANAAKGMAEVITGYFDVNIDFRDAKSVLQNSGTALMSTGTASGENKAEEAVRKALDSPLLNDNKITGAKNVLLLIRSGAEEVTMDEIGIIMDHIQKEAGNTADIIFGVGADEELGDAVSVLVIATGFSNDNKKFAGPTEKIRISLNDSFDAPKNSPFKTREERESAPDTTYDSSRANHFRLDDEDHGTQFKVTSIEKKMILEEEQVKPEIKFSDKEEDIVNTPEQGWRNEEEGEQEYSLFTIDEESEDPNDLEIQSFSFDFENKKDEPQTGSTFSNSFSEEKPVEFSFFVNEPVRNEPNTDFGQPKAEFNNPSNAAVAEPAQKIETFYQKQEEPKAETRTAFENKTEIETPKTEESEFTFVNKTIDQDRVIERRNKLKEFNSRYQSFDSTSEFESIPAFKRKNISIDGTNASDQNINTYLSDNNGSMQIRENRFLNKDVD; encoded by the coding sequence ATGGAAAATATAGGTACACAAGGATTTTCATTTGATTTGCCAAAAGGAAATTCATCCATCATAAAAGTAATCGGTGTAGGGGGTGGTGGAAACAACGCTCTGAAGCACATGTACGAGAAAGGAATTCACGGAGTAGATTTCGTGATTTGTAATACAGATGCTCAAACTCTAGATAATAACCCGGTCGCTAATAAAGTTCAACTAGGAACCACAATCACAGAAGGTCTTGGAGCTGGTGCAGACCCTGAGGTGGGAGAGAAATCTGCAATCGAAAGTATTGAAGATATTAAAGCTGCTATGGGACAAAACACCAAAATGGTGTTTATCACTGCCGGAATGGGTGGTGGTACCGGTACCGGAGCTGCTCCTGTCATTGCAAAAGTAGCAAAAGACATGGGAATTCTTACTGTAGGTATTGTTACCGTTCCTTTCAGTTTTGAAGGTAAAAGAAGATTGGATCAGGCTGAAAATGGTCTTGATAAATTAAAAAATAATGTTGATTCATTAATTGTGATCAACAATGATAAGCTAAGACAGCAGTTCGGAAACCTTGGATTCAAGCAAGGGTTCTCAAAAGCCGATGAAGTTTTAGCCAATGCAGCCAAAGGTATGGCAGAAGTTATTACAGGTTACTTTGATGTAAACATTGACTTTAGAGATGCTAAATCTGTACTTCAGAATTCAGGTACCGCATTGATGTCTACAGGAACTGCTTCAGGTGAAAATAAAGCTGAAGAAGCTGTAAGAAAGGCTCTTGATTCTCCTTTATTGAATGATAATAAGATTACAGGTGCCAAAAACGTTCTGTTATTGATCAGAAGTGGTGCTGAAGAAGTTACCATGGATGAGATTGGTATCATTATGGATCACATTCAGAAAGAAGCTGGAAATACAGCTGATATTATCTTCGGGGTGGGGGCTGATGAAGAATTAGGAGATGCCGTGAGCGTTCTTGTTATTGCAACAGGATTCTCTAACGACAACAAGAAGTTTGCAGGACCTACAGAGAAAATCAGAATCAGTCTTAATGACAGCTTTGATGCTCCGAAAAACTCCCCTTTCAAAACAAGAGAGGAAAGAGAATCTGCACCTGATACAACCTATGATTCAAGCAGAGCCAATCATTTCAGATTAGATGATGAAGACCACGGTACACAGTTCAAGGTTACATCTATTGAAAAAAAAATGATTCTTGAAGAAGAACAGGTGAAACCCGAAATAAAATTCTCTGATAAAGAGGAAGATATAGTAAATACACCTGAACAGGGCTGGAGAAACGAAGAAGAAGGTGAGCAGGAATATAGCTTATTTACTATTGACGAAGAGAGTGAAGATCCAAATGACCTGGAAATTCAATCTTTCTCATTTGATTTCGAGAACAAAAAAGATGAGCCACAGACGGGAAGTACTTTCAGCAACTCTTTTTCAGAAGAAAAACCTGTTGAATTCAGCTTCTTTGTAAACGAACCTGTAAGAAATGAGCCTAATACCGATTTTGGACAGCCAAAAGCAGAATTTAATAATCCCAGCAACGCTGCTGTAGCTGAACCGGCTCAGAAGATTGAAACCTTCTACCAGAAACAGGAAGAACCAAAAGCTGAAACAAGAACTGCTTTTGAAAACAAAACAGAAATTGAAACTCCGAAAACAGAAGAATCAGAATTCACTTTTGTGAATAAAACGATTGACCAGGACAGAGTGATTGAAAGAAGAAATAAATTGAAAGAATTCAACTCCCGCTACCAGAGCTTTGACAGCACCAGCGAATTTGAATCTATTCCTGCTTTCAAAAGAAAAAATATTTCGATCGACGGAACCAATGCTTCAGATCAGAACATCAACACGTATCTTTCTGACAACAACGGATCTATGCAGATCAGAGAAAACAGATTTTTAAATAAAGACGTAGACTAA
- a CDS encoding GatB/YqeY domain-containing protein — MSLENIISEAIKTAMREKDRVALDSLRAVKSQILLLQTEARGAEVSAEQEIAILQRMIKQRKDSFEQFSAQGRQDLAEVEEAQMKVIEKFLPKQLSAEELETEIKNIISETGAESIKDLGKVMGAASKVLAGKSDGKSISEMAKKLLS, encoded by the coding sequence ATGAGTTTAGAAAATATAATAAGCGAAGCTATAAAAACAGCCATGAGAGAAAAAGACAGAGTAGCTCTGGACTCTCTTCGTGCTGTAAAATCTCAGATTCTTCTTTTACAAACAGAAGCAAGAGGTGCTGAAGTTTCCGCAGAGCAGGAAATTGCTATTCTGCAGAGAATGATCAAACAGCGTAAAGATTCTTTCGAGCAATTTTCTGCTCAGGGGAGACAGGATCTTGCAGAAGTAGAAGAAGCTCAAATGAAGGTAATTGAGAAGTTTTTACCTAAGCAGCTTTCTGCTGAAGAACTTGAAACAGAAATTAAAAATATTATTTCTGAAACCGGAGCTGAATCTATCAAGGATTTAGGGAAGGTAATGGGAGCCGCATCGAAAGTATTAGCCGGAAAATCAGATGGGAAAAGTATTTCTGAGATGGCTAAAAAGCTGCTGTCTTAG
- a CDS encoding BrxA/BrxB family bacilliredoxin, producing MYPTDLVMPMKAELTDKGFQDLTTPAQVEDALKQSGTTLLVINSVCGCAAGAARPGVVYSLTGDKKPDHLTTVFAGFDTEAVVEARKHLAPFPPSSPCVALFKDGELVHMLERHHIEGNPAGAIAANLQAAYDEYC from the coding sequence ATGTATCCAACAGATTTAGTAATGCCTATGAAGGCAGAGCTTACAGATAAAGGTTTCCAGGACTTGACAACTCCAGCTCAGGTAGAAGATGCATTGAAGCAGTCCGGAACTACATTATTGGTAATTAACTCTGTATGTGGTTGTGCTGCAGGTGCCGCAAGACCAGGAGTTGTATACTCTTTAACAGGAGATAAGAAACCAGATCATTTAACAACTGTATTTGCAGGATTTGATACTGAGGCTGTAGTAGAGGCAAGAAAACACCTTGCTCCATTCCCTCCAAGTTCTCCATGTGTAGCACTTTTCAAAGATGGTGAATTGGTTCACATGCTGGAAAGACACCACATCGAAGGGAACCCTGCAGGAGCTATCGCAGCAAACCTTCAGGCTGCATATGACGAGTATTGCTAA